A single genomic interval of Drosophila virilis strain 15010-1051.87 chromosome 2, Dvir_AGI_RSII-ME, whole genome shotgun sequence harbors:
- the LOC6630579 gene encoding palmitoyltransferase ZDHHC16, with protein MVRITWRTNSTQSLVSTFRLRWSYMNHCWHSLTFNAHMNSSYATDVCMTPIFWVVDNYTHCLGPFFVVGVAILTTAVVGIAYWIGLPFWWAKSQVATILLLIVGNWLLLNIIFHYVMAVITPAGQPPEGVSHVEAVSMCTKCISPKPPRTHHCSVCNRCILKMDHHCPWLNNCVGYANHRYFFLYMLYTTLGCLFLIVCGLEIGYKYLWLDHSEHWTELEPLEGHPVKFNLSGHAILVTHPHEYDDILLPAAVHHLPTPIADTLADSTPTRRRILWFMAVTNVAVVIALGTLCTWHAKLITRGETSVEAHINEAERKRFLQLKRIYINPYNFGTKKNWKLFLGLVRGRSFWRTVLLPSWHRPEGNGLSFHTVHDAIFEDEWP; from the exons ATGGTGCGCATTACCTGGCGCACAAACTCCACACAGAGTCTAGT CTCCACATTTCGCCTACGCTGGAGCTATATGAACCACTGCTGGCACTCGCTCACCTTTAATGCGCACATGAATTCCAGCTATGCCACCGACGTGTGCATGACGCCCATCTTCTGGGTTGTGGACAACTATACACACTGTCTGGGACCA TTCTtcgttgtgggcgtggctataCTGACTACTGCCGTGGTGGGCATCGCCTATTGGATTGGCCTGCCCTTTTGGTGGGCCAAGAGCCAAGTGGCAACAATACTGCTGCTTATTGTGGGCAACTGGCTGCTGCTAAACATTATTTTCCATTATGTGATGGCTGTGATAACGCCCGCTGGACAGCCACCAGAAGGTGTTAGCCATGTGGAGGCCGTCAGCATGTGTACCAAATGCATTTCCCCAAAGCCGCCGCGCACGCACCACTGTTCCGTGTGCAATCGCTGCATATTGAAGATGGATCATCATTGCC CCTGGCTTAATAACTGCGTGGGTTATGCGAATCATCGCTACTTCTTTCTATATATGCTGTACACCACGCTGGGCTGCCTGTTTCTTATTGTGTGTGGTCTGGAGATTGGCTACAAATATCTCTGGCTGGATCACAGCGAGCACTGGACGGAATTGGAACCGCTCGAGGGTCATCCAGTCAAATTTAATCTAAGCGGACATGCCATACTTGTT ACGCATCCGCATGAGTACGATGACATCCTGTTGCCAGCAGCTGTACATCATTTGCCCACGCCCATCGCGGACACGCTGGCCGACTCCACGCCCACACGGCGTCGCATTTTGTGGTTTATGGCCGTGACCAATGTAGCTGTGGTGATTGCCCTGGGCACCCTTTGCACCTGGCATGCCAAGCTGATCACGCGCGGCGAAACCAGCGTGGAGGCGCATATTAATGAGGCTGAACGCAAAAGATTCTTACAACTCAAACGCATTTACATTAATCCCTATAATTTTGGCACCAAAAAGAATTGGAAACTATTTCTGGGCCTTGTGCGTGGCAG ATCGTTTTGGCGCACCGTGTTGCTGCCTTCGTGGCACAGACCCGAGGGCAACGGTCTTAGTTTTCATACTGTGCACGATGCAATCTTCGAGGATGAGTGGCCATAG
- the Gr97a gene encoding putative gustatory receptor 97a: MQHLKAATRRIRASWRTPRLRSSWTLTSRVVMGCLIIAIVQNIVYGIFPCCFDFKHRKFVFCKTLAIYCFSVATLIGAFYVTQIWVAYSENKIDLRDPIQIYCYMNLCVALLNYVTQWAIIPEILSFQNSLPLFSTLDSFTISLRSVGRATSLASLKMFVCPLLMHFTLIIYQRHRQPELNWMSTGKLMLPIYLGNQLNNCFFGGIVITKIVLVEINRRLREIRNEVNRLQTPLELLLQKPYYRMQRFCYLADRLDELASKYALSTGRSMTYMLLTAFSLVSSMAINLIITTLGFYTQYQAFADHILLEEAYDIARALAHFVFLVVPFTEICLVARVSQQVLDEAKETGNLLQRINLEHADVRFKQTVDALWLEVITIKYKLMPMGLLELDGSLINKIFSTVAGFLLFLIQNDLTQRFSLK, translated from the exons ATGCAACACCTGAAGGCGGCAACACGCCGCATACGCGCCTCCTGGCGGACGCCTCGACTGCGCAGCTCCTGGACGCTGACCAGCCGCGTGGTGATGGGCTGTTTGATAATTGCCATAGTGCAGAATATAGTGTATGGGATTTTTCCGTGTTGTTTCGATTTCAAGCACAGGAAGTTTGTGTTTTGCAAGACTTTGGCCATTTACTGCTTTTCGGTGGCCACGCTAATTGGCGCCTTCTATGTGACCCAGATTTGGGTGGCATACAGCGAGAACAAAATCGATCTGCGCGATCCCATTCAGATCTATTGCTATATGAATCTGTGCGTGGCGCTGCTCAACTATGTGACCCAATGGGCCATCATACCGGAGATCTTGAGTTTTCAGAATAGTTTGCCATTGTTCAGCACCCTCGACTCTTTTACCATCTCGCTGAGATCGGTGGGCCGGGCCACGTCTCTGGCCAGCCTCAAGATGTTTGTCTGTCCGCTGCTGATGCATTTCACCCTGATTATATACCAGAGACATAGACAACCCGAGCTCAATTGGATGAGCACGGGCAAGTTAATGCTGCCCATCTACTTGGGCAATCAGCTGAACAACTGCTTCTTTGGCGGCATTGTGATCACCAAGATTGTGCTCGTCGAGATCAACAGGCGATTGCGTGAGATTCGCAACGAGGTGAACAGATTGCAAACACCACtggagttgctgctgcagaaaCCCTACTATCGTATGCAACGCTTTTGCTATCTGGCCGATCGTCTGGATGAGCTGGCGTCCAAGTATGCGCTCTCAACTGGTCGCTCCATGACCTATATGCTGCTAACCGCCTTCTCACTGGTCTCATCCATGGCCATTAATTTGATTATCACGACGCTGGGCTTCTACACGCAATATCAAGCCTTTGCTGATCACATTCTGCTTGAAGAGGCCTATGATATAGCCCGAGCATTGgcacattttgtgtttctagTGGTTCCCTTCACAGAAATATGTTTGGTGGCGCGCGTCAGTCAACAAGTGCTGGACGAA GCTAAGGAAACGGGTAACTTGCTGCAGCGCATCAACTTGGAGCACGCCGACGTGCGCTTCAAGCAAACTGTGGATGCATTATGGCTGGAAGTGATcacaattaaatacaaattaatgcCAATGGGTCTGCTTGAGCTGGACGGTTCGCTGATCAACAAAATATTCTCAACAGTTGCTGGCTTTCTATTGTTTCTCATACAAAATGATCTAACACAGCGATTTTCGTTAAAgtaa
- the Rpt4R gene encoding 26S proteasome regulatory subunit 10B → MSSQPAGRPPLNDERVNALSSYRTKLLEHREIESRLKSLRDKHKELHLEFQKSEDDLKALQSVGQMLGEVLKQLTPDNFIVKSANGPRYVVGCRRQLNKAKLKPGTRVALDMTTLTIMRYLPREVDPQVYNMTHEDPGNVDYSAIGGLGDQIRELREVIELPLMNPELFIRVGINPPKGCLLYGPPGTGKTLLARAIASQLDANFLKVVSSAIVDKYIGESARLIREMFSYARDHQPCIIFMDEIDAIGGRRFSEGTSADREIQRTLMELLNQMDGFDALGQVKIIMATNRPDTLDPALLRPGRLDRKLEIPLPNEIARLDILKIHAAPLSKQGEIDYEAVVKLSDMFNGADLRNICTEAGLFALREDREYVIHEDFMKAVRKTADNKKLETKLEYKPL, encoded by the coding sequence ATGTCATCCCAACCAGCTGGACGTCCACCGCTGAATGATGAGCGCGTGAACGCGTTATCCAGCTATCGCACGAAACTCCTGGAGCATCGCGAGATCGAGTCACGCTTGAAATCGCTGCGTGACAAGCACAAGGAGCTGCATTTGGAATTCCAGAAGTCCGAGGATGACCTGAAGGCACTGCAGAGCGTGGGCCAAATGCTGGGCGAGGTGCTCAAGCAGCTGACGCCGGACAACTTTATAGTTAAGTCTGCCAATGGGCCGCGCTATGTGGTCGGCTGTCGCCGGCAGTTGAACAAGGCGAAGCTTAAGCCTGGCACACGAGTCGCCCTGGACATGACCACATTGACCATAATGCGCTATCTGCCACGCGAGGTGGATCCACAGGTGTACAATATGACGCACGAAGATCCTGGCAATGTCGACTATTCGGCCATTGGTGGTCTCGGTGATCAGATACGCGAGCTGCGCGAGGTCATCGAGCTGCCCCTAATGAATCCCGAACTATTCATACGCGTTGGCATCAATCCGCCCAAGGGATGTCTTTTGTATGGCCCGCCCGGCACTGGAAAAACGCTGCTGGCACGCGCCATTGCCTCCCAGCTGGATGCCAACTTCCTGAAGGTCGTCTCCTCGGCCATTGTGGACAAGTATATTGGCGAGAGTGCACGTCTCATACGCGAGATGTTCTCCTATGCACGCGACCATCAGCCGTGCATCATTTTCATGGACGAGATCGATGCCATTGGCGGGCGTCGCTTCTCGGAGGGCACTTCGGCGGATCGTGAAATACAGCGCACACTCATGGAACTGCTGAACCAAATGGATGGCTTTGATGCTCTCGGCCAGGTGAAGATTATAATGGCCACCAATCGTCCGGACACTCTGGACCCGGCACTGTTGCGTCCCGGTCGCTTGGATCGCAAACTGGAAATACCATTGCCCAATGAAATAGCCCGTCTCGATATACTGAAGATTCATGCAGCCCCTCTATCCAAGCAGGGCGAGATCGACTATGAGGCGGTTGTAAAGCTATCGGACATGTTCAATGGCGCCGACCTGCGCAACATTTGCACCGAGGCGGGTCTGTTTGCACTGCGCGAGGATCGCGAGTATGTCATTCACGAGGACTTCATGAAGGCCGTGCGCAAGACTGCCGACAACAAGAAGCTGGAAACCAAATTGGAGTACAAGCCACTTTAA